A genome region from Rhodopseudomonas boonkerdii includes the following:
- a CDS encoding amidohydrolase family protein produces the protein MPIDIHAHYVPPQLLSAVADRGAMCGVRLLPAGNGRPPALGFDYGFRVRPFFPQLVEPVAQRRASLDRQRLDRQLVATWPDIYGYGLERGACAQWHRMLNDTLAEWCNANSDRFSFVASVPLVDTNDAAAELERAIYLGAVAAMIPANVEGVNIGEKALDPFWAKAEALGLPVILHPVLVEPAPRAAKFALTQIAQYTFDTTLGIGSVLLSGVLDRFPALTLVLSHGGGAFPYLLGRFDVMHERMDKAAQGNVAQLAPSAYATRVGYDTIVHAPKALRFLVDTVGIEQIALGTDESFQPADRDPVASVKAAGFSPVDVELITEINPRRLFPRLP, from the coding sequence GTGCCGATCGATATTCACGCTCACTACGTGCCGCCCCAACTGCTCTCCGCCGTTGCGGACCGTGGTGCGATGTGCGGCGTCAGGCTGCTGCCGGCGGGGAATGGTCGTCCGCCGGCGCTCGGCTTTGACTATGGCTTCAGGGTTCGCCCCTTCTTCCCCCAGCTCGTCGAACCGGTTGCTCAGCGCCGCGCCAGCCTCGATCGCCAGAGGCTGGACCGCCAGCTGGTCGCAACCTGGCCCGATATCTATGGCTACGGTCTCGAACGCGGCGCCTGCGCGCAGTGGCATCGCATGCTCAACGACACGCTGGCGGAATGGTGTAACGCCAATAGCGATCGTTTCTCCTTCGTGGCATCGGTGCCGCTGGTCGATACGAACGATGCGGCTGCCGAGCTCGAACGGGCGATCTATCTCGGCGCAGTCGCAGCAATGATTCCAGCCAATGTGGAAGGCGTCAATATTGGCGAGAAAGCGCTCGATCCATTCTGGGCCAAGGCCGAAGCGCTTGGCCTTCCCGTGATTTTGCATCCCGTTCTCGTCGAACCGGCGCCCCGGGCAGCAAAGTTCGCGCTGACACAGATCGCCCAGTATACATTCGATACCACACTCGGCATTGGTTCGGTCCTGCTGTCAGGTGTGCTGGATCGTTTCCCCGCGCTGACGCTCGTGCTCAGCCATGGTGGTGGGGCATTTCCTTATTTGCTCGGGCGATTCGATGTGATGCATGAGCGGATGGACAAGGCGGCACAAGGCAATGTCGCGCAACTCGCGCCGTCCGCCTACGCGACACGGGTCGGCTATGACACCATCGTGCATGCGCCGAAGGCGTTGCGGTTTCTGGTCGACACGGTAGGCATCGAACAGATTGCGCTCGGTACCGATGAGTCCTTTCAGCCGGCCGATCGAGATCCTGTCGCCAGCGTAAAGGCTGCGGGGTTCTCGCCGGTCGATGTCGAGCTGATCACAGAGATCAATCCGAGACGCCTGTTTCCCCGCCTTCCCTGA
- a CDS encoding ABC transporter substrate-binding protein produces MLKDLLVVAAATFALLGHAQAQTMKTVKVGTTNLSSDIGLFLAEKRGYFRDEGLKVELVPFDAGAKMVAPLGAGDLDAGAGAASAGLYNAVNRGLKLKMVADKGTNISGYSYKALMVRKDLIESGAFKSLADLKGKKVAIIANGAADESVINQALKKAGLKDDDIEKVFLPFPQHLTAFANKAIDASISAEPGVTAMIRNNAAVRFVGIDDFYPVQQTAMLLINGKFADDRKTVTAFLKAYLRGVRDYVATLKDGKIAGPGAETMIRDIAEMTGIRDTTLLHQMVPVFIDPDGQINRASVETDLAYLKSRGLVANDISAEGVVDMSFVEELKPVLGSFKASN; encoded by the coding sequence ATGCTGAAAGATCTGCTTGTCGTCGCTGCCGCTACCTTTGCACTGCTCGGTCACGCGCAGGCTCAGACCATGAAGACGGTCAAGGTCGGGACCACCAATCTCTCGTCGGATATCGGCTTGTTCCTGGCGGAGAAACGCGGTTATTTCAGGGATGAAGGACTGAAGGTCGAGCTCGTTCCCTTCGATGCCGGTGCCAAGATGGTGGCGCCGCTCGGTGCTGGCGATCTCGATGCCGGCGCGGGCGCTGCATCTGCGGGACTCTATAATGCCGTCAATCGCGGACTGAAGCTGAAAATGGTGGCTGACAAGGGCACCAATATCTCCGGCTACAGCTACAAGGCATTGATGGTGCGCAAGGATCTGATCGAATCCGGAGCGTTCAAATCATTGGCCGACTTGAAGGGCAAGAAAGTTGCGATCATTGCCAACGGTGCGGCGGACGAGTCGGTGATCAATCAGGCCCTCAAGAAAGCGGGACTGAAAGATGACGATATCGAAAAGGTATTCCTGCCGTTTCCGCAGCATCTGACCGCCTTCGCCAACAAGGCGATCGACGCTTCCATTTCTGCTGAACCTGGCGTCACCGCCATGATACGCAACAACGCCGCGGTGCGCTTTGTCGGTATCGATGACTTCTATCCGGTGCAGCAGACCGCGATGTTGCTCATCAACGGGAAATTCGCCGATGATCGCAAGACCGTTACGGCCTTTCTCAAGGCCTATCTGCGCGGCGTGCGCGATTATGTAGCAACCCTGAAGGACGGAAAGATCGCAGGTCCCGGCGCCGAGACCATGATCCGGGACATCGCCGAGATGACGGGAATTAGGGATACGACGCTGCTTCATCAAATGGTGCCGGTATTCATCGATCCGGACGGACAGATTAATCGCGCCAGCGTCGAGACCGATCTGGCGTACCTCAAGTCTCGCGGTTTGGTCGCCAATGATATTTCAGCCGAGGGCGTCGTCGATATGTCCTTCGTCGAAGAATTAAAGCCTGTGCTCGGATCGTTCAAGGCGTCAAACTGA
- a CDS encoding ABC transporter ATP-binding protein: MEQPVTAAKISLCNVSKRHGEQLALANITLDIPVSTFFVVVGPSGCGKTTLLRMLAGLDAPSDGEIRIGEPQLGQPQNAMVFQGDSLFPWMTVWDNAAYGLTMRNVPSARIAEVVGHFLNKTGMYDARALYPHQLSGGMRQRVSIARAFATDPDILLMDEPFSALDEQNRVLLHEELLRIWEEARKTVVFITHSVDEAVTLGDRIMVMTAGPGRIKTIVPVTLPRPRNVVELRHTPAYGELVYDIWAQLREEVDRVRSREPRGKT, from the coding sequence TTGGAGCAGCCGGTGACTGCCGCGAAGATCAGTCTCTGCAATGTGTCCAAGCGCCATGGCGAGCAATTGGCGTTGGCCAACATCACCCTCGACATTCCCGTCAGCACCTTTTTTGTGGTGGTCGGGCCAAGTGGCTGCGGCAAAACGACTTTGTTGCGGATGCTGGCAGGTCTCGATGCGCCATCCGATGGCGAGATCCGGATCGGTGAGCCGCAGCTGGGACAGCCGCAAAACGCGATGGTCTTTCAGGGCGACTCGCTTTTTCCATGGATGACGGTGTGGGACAACGCTGCATACGGTCTGACGATGCGCAATGTGCCGTCCGCACGCATCGCCGAGGTGGTCGGGCACTTCCTGAACAAGACTGGCATGTATGACGCGCGGGCGCTTTATCCGCATCAGCTCTCCGGCGGCATGCGCCAGCGTGTGTCGATCGCGCGGGCTTTTGCCACCGATCCCGATATCCTCCTGATGGACGAGCCGTTTTCGGCACTCGACGAGCAAAACAGGGTGTTGCTGCACGAAGAGCTGCTGCGGATCTGGGAGGAGGCGCGCAAGACCGTGGTATTCATCACTCACAGCGTCGATGAAGCCGTGACGCTGGGCGACCGGATCATGGTGATGACGGCGGGCCCCGGACGCATCAAGACCATTGTTCCGGTCACGCTGCCACGTCCGCGCAATGTGGTCGAGCTTCGGCACACGCCGGCTTATGGTGAGCTCGTCTATGACATCTGGGCGCAACTGCGTGAGGAAGTTGATCGCGTACGCAGCCGCGAACCCAGGGGGAAGACATGA
- a CDS encoding ABC transporter permease, with amino-acid sequence MSALRSKSLVSDRAIGVLSPLILLGIWEICARAAIVDARFFPAPSLVTRHLIEMIGAGDLWRHLGASLYRLVIGFFVGCVPAIAIGLAIGLYRPIRAAFDPLISATYPIPKSSLLPLILLVFGLGESSKIAMVAIGVFYPVVINTAAGVRQIAPIFLDVGRNFGANQFNMFRTVALPGALPMIMTGVKLGAGMGLVLIAIAEMVGAKSGLGYMIWNAWELFDVQTMYVGLFVIAIIGFLLNAGFDMLERVIVPWRKG; translated from the coding sequence ATGAGTGCTTTGCGATCGAAATCGCTCGTGAGCGACCGCGCCATCGGTGTACTTTCGCCGTTGATCCTGCTCGGTATATGGGAAATCTGCGCGCGCGCTGCGATTGTCGATGCCAGATTCTTTCCTGCTCCGTCGCTTGTGACCAGGCATCTGATCGAGATGATCGGGGCGGGCGATCTGTGGCGGCATCTCGGTGCCAGTCTCTATCGTCTTGTGATCGGCTTTTTTGTCGGCTGTGTGCCGGCGATCGCAATCGGTCTTGCGATTGGGCTGTATCGACCGATCCGCGCGGCCTTCGATCCGCTGATCTCGGCGACCTATCCGATTCCGAAGAGTTCGCTCCTGCCGCTGATCTTGCTCGTTTTCGGACTCGGCGAGAGTTCGAAGATTGCCATGGTCGCAATCGGCGTGTTCTATCCGGTGGTCATCAATACGGCGGCCGGCGTGCGACAGATTGCGCCGATCTTTCTCGACGTCGGCCGCAATTTCGGCGCCAACCAGTTTAACATGTTCCGCACGGTAGCGCTTCCTGGCGCGTTGCCGATGATCATGACCGGCGTGAAGCTCGGTGCCGGCATGGGCCTCGTGCTGATCGCCATCGCCGAGATGGTGGGAGCCAAAAGTGGCCTTGGTTACATGATCTGGAACGCCTGGGAACTGTTCGACGTCCAGACCATGTATGTCGGTCTGTTTGTCATCGCGATCATTGGCTTCCTGCTCAATGCCGGATTCGACATGCTGGAGCGTGTGATCGTGCCGTGGCGGAAAGGCTGA
- a CDS encoding FAD/NAD(P)-binding protein, whose translation MAGSLTAIALAKLQQIESITVFDRHGAFGRGLAYSAKSPWHRINVPAYKMGGVGAEDTEGFADWLGATGQANWRDYSDSFVPRWVYGDYIAAQLSAIAGSGHATMHTDVIEHLERRQSGYELTRSSGERQTFDIVLLCLGNPSPSPFPGIETSPRSITDVWAPGALDPIGPNDRVLVIGTGATAVDVVIDLNRRSMQQPITIISRRGLLPLIDAPAQTDPTPLENWPEPTTRGIFAALLKDTRQKMATGIPWQTSVDTFRLQIGRLWTGASLTERERFSRHLRAIWLVHRHRLAPDVAQSLNRLQSERNLNVLAGRIINARVTPTGYDVAIHRRGGIAMQMTADWILNCTGPEERYDRIENPLVRSMLASGIAQRGNNGLGLDVDEACRIRDRAGEVQTGLYAIGHATRGAFWEVTAATNIRQQILSIADALKTTTIR comes from the coding sequence GTGGCCGGCTCCCTGACAGCCATCGCGCTTGCGAAGCTACAGCAAATCGAATCGATCACGGTCTTCGACCGGCATGGCGCATTCGGCCGAGGCCTCGCTTATTCGGCGAAATCACCTTGGCATCGCATCAATGTGCCAGCCTACAAAATGGGCGGTGTCGGCGCCGAAGACACGGAAGGCTTTGCCGATTGGCTCGGCGCCACCGGACAAGCGAACTGGCGCGACTATTCCGATTCGTTCGTTCCACGATGGGTCTATGGCGACTACATTGCAGCGCAGCTGTCCGCGATTGCCGGAAGCGGCCATGCAACCATGCATACCGACGTGATCGAACATCTCGAACGCAGACAATCCGGTTATGAGCTGACGCGTTCGTCCGGCGAGCGCCAGACGTTCGATATCGTCTTGCTCTGCCTCGGCAATCCATCTCCGTCGCCGTTTCCCGGCATCGAGACCTCTCCGCGCTCCATCACCGATGTCTGGGCGCCCGGCGCACTCGATCCCATAGGCCCGAATGACCGCGTGCTGGTGATCGGCACCGGCGCGACGGCCGTCGATGTGGTGATCGACCTCAATCGCCGCAGCATGCAACAGCCGATCACCATTATCTCGCGCCGCGGATTGCTACCGCTGATCGATGCACCAGCGCAGACCGATCCCACTCCGCTGGAGAACTGGCCGGAGCCGACCACACGCGGTATCTTCGCCGCCCTGCTGAAGGATACGCGCCAGAAGATGGCGACCGGCATTCCATGGCAGACCTCGGTCGATACGTTCCGCCTCCAGATCGGCCGACTCTGGACCGGCGCTTCGCTGACCGAGCGCGAGCGCTTCTCACGCCACCTCCGCGCCATCTGGCTTGTGCATCGACACCGGCTCGCGCCGGACGTGGCACAGTCACTGAATAGGTTGCAGAGCGAGCGCAACCTCAACGTACTCGCTGGCCGGATCATCAATGCTCGAGTAACGCCCACGGGCTACGACGTCGCGATCCATCGACGTGGCGGAATCGCCATGCAGATGACCGCCGACTGGATCCTGAACTGCACCGGTCCCGAAGAGCGTTACGACCGGATCGAGAACCCGCTCGTCCGATCGATGCTCGCCAGCGGCATCGCACAGCGGGGCAATAACGGCCTAGGGCTAGATGTTGACGAAGCGTGTCGGATCAGGGATCGCGCCGGAGAGGTTCAGACGGGTCTCTACGCGATCGGGCATGCAACGCGCGGTGCGTTCTGGGAGGTGACGGCGGCGACCAATATTCGCCAGCAAATTCTCAGCATCGCCGACGCACTGAAGACGACAACGATCCGCTAG
- a CDS encoding response regulator, with protein sequence MGYARRSTALVVENDEAQRTLVSLLLEESEMDVIECESAEAAILVLEESGNNVSMVFTDIELAGMMDGVELACLARQRYPDLKVIVTSGAPRVRRLPDGTLFMAKPWSPIDILRVAEQALH encoded by the coding sequence ATGGGATATGCACGCCGGTCAACTGCTCTGGTGGTCGAAAACGACGAGGCACAGCGCACGCTCGTCAGCCTTTTGCTCGAAGAAAGTGAAATGGATGTCATCGAATGTGAAAGCGCGGAAGCCGCCATTCTCGTGCTCGAAGAGTCTGGCAACAATGTCTCGATGGTGTTTACCGATATTGAGCTTGCAGGCATGATGGATGGCGTCGAGCTCGCTTGTCTTGCAAGGCAACGTTATCCCGACTTGAAGGTCATCGTTACTTCTGGAGCCCCGCGTGTCCGCCGGCTGCCGGACGGCACATTGTTCATGGCAAAACCCTGGAGCCCGATCGACATACTGCGGGTTGCGGAACAAGCGCTCCACTGA
- a CDS encoding heme ABC transporter ATP-binding protein, translating to MTELLTASGVSLAIGQATLLRHVDLSLRSGEMVAIVGPNGAGKSTLLRLLSADLRPTRGSVALKGRRIDAWSPADLALHRAMLSQHVSVSFPFTVEEIICMGAGNRSLPAVQHLIDDAIAEVGLDVFRHRELPTMSGGEQQRAHFARILVQLACGEATSGPGVLMLDEPTSSLDLRHQIALVETSKQRARNGTAVIAVLHDINLAIRFADRIVVMCDGAVAAEGTPHETITSDILRRVFQIEVPMARSEDGTPYLLPQSMQTVTDLHPRC from the coding sequence GTGACAGAACTCCTCACAGCATCAGGCGTCTCGCTCGCGATCGGACAAGCGACATTGCTCCGACATGTCGACCTGTCGCTGCGCAGTGGCGAAATGGTCGCCATTGTCGGCCCTAACGGCGCCGGCAAATCGACCTTGCTGCGTCTGTTGTCGGCTGATCTGCGCCCCACACGCGGCAGCGTCGCGCTGAAGGGGCGGCGCATCGACGCATGGTCTCCCGCCGACCTTGCCTTGCATCGCGCCATGCTGTCACAGCACGTCTCGGTCAGCTTTCCCTTCACGGTGGAAGAAATCATTTGCATGGGAGCTGGCAATCGCTCTCTCCCGGCGGTGCAGCACCTGATCGACGATGCGATCGCTGAAGTCGGACTCGATGTATTCCGGCACCGCGAACTGCCGACAATGTCCGGCGGCGAGCAGCAGCGCGCACATTTCGCCCGCATCCTGGTACAATTGGCGTGCGGCGAAGCGACGTCCGGCCCCGGCGTGCTGATGCTTGACGAACCGACGTCGAGCCTCGATCTACGTCACCAGATTGCATTGGTGGAGACATCGAAGCAGCGTGCGCGCAATGGCACCGCAGTCATTGCCGTGCTGCACGATATCAATCTCGCCATCCGCTTTGCGGATCGCATCGTCGTCATGTGCGACGGCGCCGTCGCCGCCGAGGGAACACCGCACGAGACGATCACCAGCGATATCCTCAGGCGCGTGTTCCAGATCGAAGTTCCGATGGCACGATCAGAAGACGGAACGCCCTATCTGCTGCCACAATCGATGCAAACAGTGACGGACCTTCATCCCCGATGTTGA
- a CDS encoding FecCD family ABC transporter permease — MSLANVKPGAFVRTKGHVRRPSALLVVSSLILFLSLAVILATTVGAAGIPFSRLPAALGLAAPSPGDAFHARDQLILWSIRLPRIAVAAMIGGILGAAGAIMQGLFRNPLADPALVGVSSGGAFAAASAIVISDSRFAVHIQFLQPMLLPLAAFLGSLLTTVILYRIATRSGRTSIAIFLLAGLAIAAIANAGIGLLVFVADDRQLRDITFWLLGSLSGATWSKAMTIVPVFALASIVMIFIHRGLDMLILGESEAFHSGIDVERLKRICIVVISAMTGVAVSVCGVIGFVGIVVPHLLRLMIGPGHRLLLPASVALGAMMLVGADTLARTIVAPAEMPIGILTAAVGAPIFLLILLRQRGLVGL; from the coding sequence ATGAGCCTCGCCAACGTCAAGCCGGGCGCTTTCGTCAGAACGAAAGGTCATGTCCGACGTCCGTCGGCATTGCTGGTCGTCAGCAGCCTCATTCTGTTCTTGTCGCTCGCCGTCATCCTCGCAACCACGGTGGGCGCTGCCGGCATTCCATTCTCGCGTCTGCCAGCAGCGCTGGGCCTTGCAGCGCCCAGCCCCGGCGATGCGTTCCATGCCCGAGATCAGCTGATCCTGTGGTCGATCCGCCTGCCACGCATTGCCGTGGCTGCGATGATCGGCGGCATCCTCGGGGCGGCGGGCGCAATCATGCAGGGACTGTTTCGCAATCCGCTGGCCGATCCTGCACTGGTCGGAGTGTCCAGCGGCGGGGCCTTCGCGGCTGCCAGCGCCATCGTCATCAGCGACAGCCGCTTCGCCGTGCATATCCAGTTCCTGCAGCCGATGCTGTTGCCGCTTGCGGCCTTTCTCGGCTCCTTACTGACGACAGTGATCCTGTACCGTATCGCCACGCGTAGCGGGCGCACCTCGATCGCCATCTTCCTGCTCGCCGGGCTCGCCATCGCGGCTATCGCCAATGCCGGCATCGGCCTGCTCGTCTTCGTCGCCGACGACCGCCAGCTCCGCGACATCACCTTCTGGCTACTCGGTTCGCTTAGTGGCGCCACCTGGAGCAAGGCGATGACGATCGTCCCTGTCTTCGCGCTCGCTTCGATCGTCATGATCTTCATCCATCGCGGCTTGGACATGCTGATCCTGGGCGAGTCCGAAGCGTTTCACTCGGGCATCGACGTCGAGCGCCTCAAGCGCATCTGCATCGTGGTCATCTCCGCGATGACCGGCGTGGCCGTCTCCGTATGCGGCGTCATCGGCTTCGTTGGCATCGTCGTTCCGCATCTGCTGCGGCTGATGATCGGGCCTGGGCACAGGCTCTTGCTGCCGGCATCGGTCGCACTTGGTGCGATGATGCTGGTCGGCGCCGATACGCTGGCCCGTACGATCGTCGCTCCAGCGGAGATGCCGATCGGCATTCTGACTGCCGCAGTCGGTGCGCCGATTTTCCTGCTCATTCTGTTACGACAGCGCGGATTGGTCGGCCTGTGA
- a CDS encoding heme/hemin ABC transporter substrate-binding protein has product MTPAQRRRRPLIRAFQCAALGGCLALSAAAAAEDVVIHDARGRDVTIGHPTRIVSIGGAITEILYALGAENRIVAIDTTSLYPPEAMTDKPNVGYMRQLSSEGVLGLNPQLVLAIAGAGPKETIDVIDAAKVPLIVIPDSYSETGMIEKIRMVAKVTGLEKRGECLARSVEADLARLSYLRAKVTTPPRVMFVMSFLDGRAMVAGKKTAANEIIKLAGGTNVADGFDGYKVMSDEAIAAARPDHILVMDRGKDSVQATAIFANPAFALTPAAKSKSFVAMDGLYLLGFGPRTASAAHDLALKIDPTLSKVGTAFQPALPTVNCRQ; this is encoded by the coding sequence ATGACCCCCGCCCAGCGCCGCCGCCGCCCCCTCATCCGCGCTTTCCAATGCGCTGCCCTGGGTGGATGCCTTGCTCTTTCTGCCGCTGCAGCGGCTGAGGACGTGGTCATTCACGATGCCCGCGGCCGCGACGTCACCATCGGCCATCCGACCCGCATCGTTTCGATCGGCGGCGCAATTACCGAGATTCTTTACGCTCTGGGTGCCGAAAACAGGATCGTTGCCATCGACACCACCAGCCTCTATCCGCCCGAGGCGATGACCGACAAACCCAATGTCGGCTATATGCGCCAGCTGTCGTCGGAAGGCGTGCTCGGCCTCAACCCGCAGCTGGTCTTGGCGATTGCGGGTGCCGGACCGAAAGAGACCATCGACGTTATCGATGCCGCCAAGGTCCCCTTGATCGTGATCCCCGACTCCTATTCCGAGACCGGCATGATCGAAAAAATCCGGATGGTCGCAAAAGTCACCGGTCTTGAAAAACGTGGCGAATGCCTCGCCAGATCCGTCGAGGCCGATCTCGCCAGGCTGAGCTATCTGCGCGCCAAGGTGACGACCCCTCCACGGGTGATGTTCGTGATGTCCTTCCTCGACGGCCGCGCCATGGTGGCAGGGAAGAAGACCGCCGCCAACGAGATCATCAAACTAGCCGGCGGCACCAATGTTGCTGATGGTTTCGACGGCTACAAGGTCATGAGCGACGAGGCGATCGCCGCAGCCCGCCCCGATCACATCCTCGTCATGGATCGCGGCAAGGACTCGGTACAGGCAACCGCGATCTTTGCCAATCCCGCCTTCGCGCTGACCCCGGCAGCCAAGAGCAAGAGCTTTGTGGCCATGGACGGCCTTTATCTGCTCGGCTTCGGCCCGCGTACTGCCTCCGCGGCGCACGATCTGGCACTCAAGATCGATCCGACCCTGTCGAAGGTAGGAACGGCATTCCAGCCGGCTTTGCCGACCGTCAATTGCCGCCAGTGA
- the hemP gene encoding hemin uptake protein HemP: MDTGSHDGSNAAGIKAPAQRSIFVNGDRMDSKELFADQRELLITHGEDTYRLRLTFQNKLILTK, encoded by the coding sequence ATGGACACAGGTTCTCACGACGGCAGCAACGCCGCTGGCATCAAAGCTCCGGCGCAGCGCAGCATCTTCGTGAATGGCGACAGGATGGACAGCAAGGAGCTATTCGCCGACCAGCGTGAACTGTTGATCACGCATGGCGAGGATACCTATCGACTGCGCCTGACCTTCCAGAACAAGCTGATCCTGACCAAATGA